agggtaggggttctgactccagggtgggactaaactttgtatatattgtttatgtgtaattttgctggtactgtataaaatctaaatgcatacttaggaatagcagaaaaggatgtacggTGAATTTCACAAGCctgggttttgactctaggatgggtccaaatcagtcatatcttttaatgctttaatgttaatacacctattatttcatcagtgtatgcacttttaagGGCGCttaagttgtaagaacacatcttgttttatactgttgctgaacattagaatttagtcAAAACAGGAATTTGTTTCCTCTAGATTTCAtggcccttgggagtagtggtACTTTTTTACTAGTACTCACATGAcctataaggcctgtgggcctcttgtttgtagtTGATGTAGCTgtgaatgaatttgaaaataagttgACCTTTTGTATTTGCTAATTATGCATGTGCATGTTGTTCTTTCAGATTATGCTTCAATTCAGATTTTGGATTTTCTATAAATCTCAACTATGATAAAAGGTACACAAATTAGAAAATcattatatttaacaaaatttatatcaaaataaagatatagAAGTTTTTATCTCCTATCCAATGTTCTGAGATGAAAAACAAAGGTTTGATGAAAATTATATCCAACTAACAGATTCTCTGTAGTGTGTTTGCATACCTTAGTTATTATTGTCATGGTCTTAGGCTTAGAATGAAAAGGTgttatttaatgtacatgtacttaaattaCTTGCAGATTAGTATTTACTATCCAAGTGGTCGCAAAAGTAGGTTCATCACCGATGAAAAGGAGAAGAAGGTCTGCAAAATTGTTTTTAGGGGAAAAGACATAGGCAGTGGATTGAGGGACTTTTTAAAGACAAGTCATCCAGAAGAACTAATTGAGGGTTCTGTAGCAATTTTAGGTATGGACTTGAAAGTCTAGTGATCAActgtttttaaatcttatttaagaaagacatgtatgaaaaatatgGTAGCAGTCATTAGCAGATTTGTAAGCTTCTGTGTATAAATGTATGTTAATagattttattgattaaattttgtatttttcaaatagCATGCCTTGCAATTTTTGTCATGTTTTGCAGGTGATGAATGCAAAACCTTGTGCAAGAGAAATTCTGGAAGTGTGCTTCAAgacaaatcaattcaaaatgttatgGAATTCACTTGGGACAAACTGTACACAGAACTACAAATACGTGCCCCTAATATCCTGAAGATAGTATCAGCAATGGTCAATGACATTCCAATCCAAGTGAATAACAAACCATTTCAACTTGTAATGTACACTTTGTCCCAGATTCTGCATGCCAGATCTCAAGAAATGTCTTTAGTACAGTACTTGTCAGGACTAGTGTTAATGCATGGAGGATGCACCCTTAAGGTACTTTAGTCTACCATATTCAAAAGTGATAATTACAAACCATATTTAGACAGATATCCAGATAAACAAACAACTATTCATTAACACATTGCTATTGAATATCTGAGGCACAGCTTGATTTATTAAATTGCAAATATATCtgtttaataattatatattgtttttaagtCTTGAGCATTGTTGAGATTGGACAAATATTCCAATATACTCTAATACAGTTGTCAAGGTTTAAAGCATATtggatattttaaattttatattcagcattcttacatatatatacatttgtatgatttttagtatgattgataaattctattacttGACATGTGATATttgctttaattaaattgattttaCATGTTTCTTTAGGATATCGAGAGGATTGCCAAATTTGGTGCTTCAGTTCACCCAGAAACATTGCGAAGAAAGCTGAATTCATGGGACGAATACTTGGACGAAGAACTACTTAAGTACAAAACAGAATGGAGTCGAGGAGGAAACAAGAAATATCAGCTAATTGGAGACAATTGGGATAGAAATATTATTCCATCTTATCGTACCTCTCAAGACAAGACATTGTCTTTGCACCTGTTTCAGGTTATTGGAGTCGTTGATAGGGTGGATTCTCTTAATTGTGCTTTTGATCCACAGCTCCTAGATATTTTAGAATTAACTCCTGTGGATTTTATTCCCTCAGTAGCTGATCAGGACATTCTTCTGCATGAGTTGACCTTTTTAGTGGCCAATGCAGTGATTGCAAATATTGAGCAGCTGAACGGAgcatttggatatatatatccaaaacaCTTGAAGCACAAGTATAGTGAATTCTCAGGAATGAAAACGGAACAAGTAAGACACATGTATACTAAATTTCTAGACACTTCTAGGCATGTTTTTATCTCCAACAAATCCAGTTCAAATACATGcatattcatttgtttttacaGTATTCTTTGGGACTTTTTGATTGTAATGAAATGGTTACCCAAGATGTGATCAGGCTACTAAAGGACCTATCAAAGAAGTATGTGCCCATTGATGATGCTGGGGAAATAGTTGAGGAAGTGTTTTTTGGAGGCAAGtaaaaattaataggggaacattTCAAGAGGAACATCAACAGCTgggctcaaaattaacatatgcttATCACTGACTGGATAAAAGTCTGGCAGACtgattgacatttgttttagtaagtccaatgggactggttaattttctaaaacgtcattTTGAAAAACTTGTTTAAACTCTGCTTTTGGCATTCCTCTATAGACATCAGACAAACCTGATTAGTGTTGCAAAATTGTCCAAGGCACAGAGTTAAATcccattattttatttgaataacattaacgaaatatctttaattatatctGGAAAACCCTGGtggactggtaaaattttctgcaGACTTGTTTAAAATAAATCGTATCAGTCTGGCTAAACTGGTGATAtgaaaagttagtttcaagccctgatTGCAGTTATATAGATTTGTTAGAAttattgtgatttttatttgaaatgaaatattgaaaaagatAGTGAAGAGTAACTCatgtagtgttttttttttccactttaaagGAGACAGATTGACTGATGAGAGAATACAGAGTGCCCAAGAAGCTATGACCAATAATGAAAATCCATTGGATAAGTTTGAAGGATTCATTTCCaaaattgaagattttcatCGGCTCATGAACTTCCTCGAGGTAAATTAAGTCAAACAGTTTCTTATGTGcacttaaaaataaaagatataacaGATATTTATCAACTAAGATTTCCTTTTTCATAAAGTGAGGttcactttttagctcacttgctgtccatcgtctgtctgtaaactttcacatttgtgacttctccagaaccactgggccaatttcaactaaaactTGGCATAAAGCATCAAATTTATTCAACTGAATTGCAACTGAGTTGCAACATCCTtgtccaaggggagataatagcaaaattacattaacaagttttaaaaatcttctctagaaccactgagccaatttcaaccaaacttggcacaaaacatccttgggtgaaggggattcaagttcattcaaatgaagggtcatgcccccttcaaaggggagataatcacaaaaatagggtggggtcattcaaaattcttcacaagaaccaatggaccagaaaagttaacATTACATGTAAGCTTCCCGACATAATGGAGATTCGAGTTTCTTAACATCATAATTCCCAGGGGtaagatgggaccacaatatagatcacaattttacatgcgaatatgcaAGGTTACTAAAGTGAGCGATATGATCCATGGGCCTCCTTTGTTCACATGatatcaggtgagcgatgtggtatGATCTTGTTAATAATGTTGAACTTGATATGAATATAGGTAAAAATAtaccaattatttttttttccaggcAATTGTGTTGCAAACATACAGCACCCAGTCAGCAAATGACAGAGGAACAGTGTATTATTATAAGAACATATTAAATGCACGCAATGTGAAGGGGAAAGTAAAGAACTCTTACAGAGGATATAAAATGCTATACCGTACTATATTTGATGCTATGTGTTGTGCATTTTTCTTGAAAGAGTTTGGACTTCTTAACTTAACAGAGAGCATACCACTGCCTGATGAATTCTCCAAATGGACAGGAGAGGAAAAAATACAGTGGATGAATAACATATGTGAACGAATTGTGAACAAGTGGTTTTTTGGAGACAGTGACTTGTTTGAAGAGTTGCGACAAGTATTGTCTGATCCAGATCATGAAGAAAATTATTGGTTCGGGAACTTTAAAGATGGTCGCTTTTCCTGCCACTGCTGTGAAAAAACTTACTGTCATATCAAAAGTgcagaatttcatgaaaaagaAGTCCATGGCCATTCCAAACCAGCATTACGAAAAAGTAAACAAGCAAACCTATTGCAAGATGAACTTTTTGATTATTTGATAGCCCTTTTCCGTCTGTCAGCATTACATCGAAATCTTGATACGGCAGTGGATATGGCTGATGGCTATAGATCTATTCGCTCAGCTAAGTACGAGACTCCGCTGTACAACAAGacccacaaaacaaaatatcttatCGGCAGCATCCATTTAACAGGCCTCGTATCAGGAACCTTGCCGCCTCCTCAAACAGAGAGACTTATTGCAAATCGCTGTATAAATTTGTCAGGTGGGAAGAACTCGAACATGGCACTAGATGAGTATGTAGAACTAGTCAACAGAGATACAAAAAACACTTGTTCTGGATTCCAAACAAAGGAGAGTATAATTGCGCACTCGAAACAATTTCCTCTTTTAATCAAAGCTGTGAAAAATTTGGACATGATTAATGATGTACATAGAAGAAAAGGATTCcacaacataccttcatataaaTCTGATGTTCGGAAGATTGTACAAGACCTTTTTGACATCGATGGTTTTTCCCAACATAAAGGACGCAAGCTCAAGTGCAGAGAACTAGTCCAGAAAAGCAATCCATTTGCAGACAGTTATAAACAGTTGGTGAACATGATATACAGACATAAACCTTTACTTCCATTCCGTCGATTAAGGAATAAACAACTATAATGATGTGATTGTTTATCTACCTGGTACATGAGACATAAAATCAAATTCAATATTATGGAGGATTATCGCCAAGACTTGTCCAATGTACATGcacacatatacaatgtacagtaattaaattttcaaatggaaTAAACATGGATTTAATCAATAACATCTTTGATAACTTACAATATTTGAAGATCCAACTTGGTGTTggccatattttaaaaaaaaaataaaaatcaaattttgattactCATTGCTGTTGGTCTTTGTTTGTCGTCGTGCGTCATccattaacaattttacatttgtaactacttcttaaaaactacaatgcCAATTGTTACCATTTTTGCCCCAGACTTGATCAACCCAAAGAAAACGGGTCCCAGAAAAAATGTGTTGTTTACTGTTTCTTCACAAATCCCAACATTACTCTGTAATTTATATATGCTTCAATTCATTCTGGTACACATAATTATAATTAGTATCATGCAGAAGAAAACAGGACATTGTCTTTTAGAGACTGATAAAACAGTTTTGTATCTGATCATTAGATAACTGTTGCATTGTTATGAAACTGTAAACAATACAATTTTTACTTAAAAAATAAACACTAACAAGTTTTGTGTAAATTTGAACCTTAAGTTGATTTAATCTCATCAAGATCCTCATCAGATTCATACTCATATGATACAGTATCACTGTCACTGCTTGAGGtttccattacatgtacatcatctaAAGACAGATTtgtcatatatttttctaaaattgtCGAAGAACATGAATTACAGGAACATCCTGTATCACAAATGTCACAACAAGTATGTATTCTGGTACCTTGTACCAGCTTTAACTCGCTCTCCGAAAGAAATGTCTTGAGCAGTTGCAATCTTCGGCAATCAGTTGAAGTGAGGAAGTCTTTGACGTCCTGGTCAACATTCCGTAGTTGTTGACCATAATACATCAAAAAGGCACATGATTGTTCCCCATCCCTTCCCACTCGCCCTGTTTCCTGGACAAAGTCTATCAAACACCTAGGAGGTCCATAAATTATAACATTGTGACATGCATAAACATTTACACCCATTCCCAGTGCACTGGTAGCAACAATAATGCGCAAAACACTGTCCTCAGTCAATTTTTCAagggttttcttttttttatcttctGTTGTTTCAGAATGAAACATTTCAACCATGTTTTCAATGTTAGTAACATCTGATAGTTCAGACACTATGAAGTTGTACACACGCCCAACATCTATTATTGAGttgcaataaaatattgtcCGTGGGAACTCCTTTTTTAAATCTCGAAATGAGTCCAAAATCCACAACAAAGAACTTTCAATGTTAGGGTCTACTTTCTTCACAATGTACttgatgttttctttatttgggGAAACTGTAATGTTCGTGTAGTCCTTCAGTCCCAAAACTTCTATCACCCTCTTTTTAATTGTCTTTGTGCAAGTCGCGCTTAGTGCTAATAATGATGCCTCAGGAAAGTACGATCGGATCTCTCCAACACGCCGAAACCACTTTCGGAACACTTTATCCTCCTTATCTGCTTCTAGACCACCCCTAAATTTGATAATAAAGGTTATGAATAAGAATctaaattaaaaccatttaaacatgttttaaaaattttaactaCCAACATTCCTTccactttttcaaaaaaatggGTTGCAGTACACTAAGCAACAGTTTTTAATgatgtttaaaattatttttacatattctaaattCAAGACATCCAAGTATGTctataaaaatcaaacaaaatatgagAGTTAAGATAATTATAGTTTAGGGAATTTACAATGCTGATAGTTGGTTGGGGAATATGATTACATATTTTGCATAAAGACCTAAGACACCTTTGGAGCAAAATATTGTGTCAATGATGTGTGAGCAATTTGTTcgtcaataaatgtaaaaaaaaaaaaaaaaaataaaataaataaataatatcaatatattgatGGAAAAAATAGCACTGACAGTATACAATATCTCATTTGATTTATTAACTCAGGTTGTTTTAAAGAACTCTcataaatgtaaaatacatgaaTAGGAAGACATTACCATGTGACAACTGTGTGGAATTCATCAACTACGATGACAGTTACATTAAGTCTTTGTATTGTTGATCTCCATTGGCTGTCTCCAACTAATGACTCGGGGGATGCATAGATGATGTCTACTTTTCCTGCCTGTATCAATTCATCGGTCTCCTTGTCTGTGCCTGGAGCATTCAAGAGTGACTGTGTTTATAAATTCTTAACATTTCCAacacaatatttaaagaatGAAATGATAACTATAAATGAACCAGTTCAACAGTGAACTTGGAATCAAATTTGCAGTGCAACATATAGTGGATAACACATTTCACGCAAGAATTTCTTATGTATTGTTAACGGTCTACTGCTTGTCAGAAGCATATATAAGTATGATGACTATCCATTATTATTTAGATGATCCTTAGTGAACTTCGATTTAAGACCGGCCATGAGAcccaatttcaattaaattatataaatataaacgaataaatatatacataccttTAAAAGCAGCAGTTACTAATCCTATGGAAGTTAATTTTCTGACTTGGTCTTGCATAAGAGACACCAGAGGACAGCAAACAATTACTTTCCCGAAGCTATCATCACGGAGTAAAGCTCTCTTCACTGGCAAATACGCTTGAAATGGGAGCGATTTTCCAAAACCTGTTGGTAACACGGCGACACAGTCTTTTTTATCAAGCACGCAGTCCAAAATCATCCGCTGTTCATCCTTTAAACACTTAACGCcaaattttttcaaaacttcTTCCACTACTCGTTCAATATCCGCCATTTTTGTTTATACACCGCGCTTCATTTGAAACGCGTTATCTGATTGGATCAAATTATGATGCAATATGCAAATACAAAGTTCACCAGAACATGACCTCTTATGGGGAGTTATCAgatcctatatatataataatataggtctgtactttagtcagattgaagGCAATTGTATCATAtaacccacagtatgaatttcataacgtttccaccaaatataaggaagttatagcgattttaaaatcgtccaatcagaattcagcacacgtgcacgCACGTggtgagcagtaattctaaccagagcaatttgtaaggagtaccaagacacatctaaacccctaatatcaatagaatttgatgaaaaacaaaaacgttatcgtcctttaaaaattgaacatttgaaaaacgttgcacgcgcatgcgcgtgtgcgtttgcatttttttgttacaccaatatatagatacacatattgtctacgtatgctgtgaatatcatctcattcgcttcataaataagatagttacagacgttttagtattatccaatcaaaatggaGTGCACATGCATGTGCGTGCAAATGGGTAATTTTGatcatgcaaatcagttaagggtctcagtatctacctatgatatgaatatcaagccatttcaatgaacaacaaaaaagttagactgattccacagttagtttacaaattttgtaatgcacgtgcactCGCAGAAgataaaaataactattatttttcatatctacatgtgatatactaccatcctatttaggtttcatatcgatccctttaatattctgattttccatttttaagaccaaaattgcagtgcacgtgcgcgcgcgtgcatgcacgtgcagacaaaacgactatcactatgcacatctacaaacgctatactattatcctggaaagtttcatatcgatcccttttgtagtttctgagaacactaccggacgaaaaagtaccggagaaaaagaataataataataactagatgcgatctcattgcgagcaacgagtgggtcttccatCCAATTTTAGATGCGATGAGATAaaaatttgactgagattttcgttcataaataacgatacaaatatattgtctagacgtacaatttagttTCGgtagtgttttacaaatattaatcatttaagtgttataaattaaagactctctgcccctatcggccactaattaaaggggtcagcctttttttcgagaacaaagttaataatgttatttactgcgatacaaattcgactgatcaggcaagtcatgtcgcccggaggcctaaacttgatatcattctagatatatctcgcaaaactgaacacattttgttctacatgtcctatggaaattttcttgagaaaaaagttattgattgcgacatttatcagactgttaaggcgagtcataaggcccgtgggcctttttcttgatatcgtttgaaagatcttgcaaaactgaacaacttttgttctacatgtcttatcaaaagattctcgagaagaaagttagtaattgtgacactaatcaaattgttcaggcgagccatgaggcccgttcgcctttttcatgatgttgttcgaaagatcttgcaaaactgaacaacttttgttctaaatgtcttattaaaagtttcttgacaaaaatgttgtagattgcaacaataacccaactgctcaggtgagccatgagacccgcaggcctatttcttaacatcgttagttaacgcttgcgaaactgaacaacttttgttctgcatgtcttatcaaaagtttctcgagaaaaaagttattgattgtcaCAATAATTAAACTCTTCAGGCGaaccatgaggcccgttcgcctttttcttgatgttgttcgaaagatcttgcaaaactgaacaacttttgttctagatgtcttattaaaagtttcttgacaaaaatgttatagattgcaacaataacccaactgttcaggtgagccatgagacctgcaggcctatttcttaacatcgttagttaacccttgcgaaactgaacaacttttgttctacatgtcttgtcaaaagtttctcgagaaaaaagttattaatgttattaattgtgatacaaattcgactgttcaggcgagccatgacgccctgagaccttttttttttatatcattaggtAGATCTTggaaaactgaacaacttttattctacatgtcttatcaaaagtttcgtgagaaaaaagttaatcattgtaacagaaattcaatggttcaggtgagccatgaggcctatgggcccatttcttgatatgacacgaaagatctcaataaactgtacaactttggttatatatatatctaagcaaaatatttatgagtaaaaagttatgattgaaaacttggaaaaaaattggacacttttttaaactccattttcgacccctaccgagcttccatactaggcacttccggaaatttttaaaaccgatgtgcacaactacaacatgtagtctaacatcactgaaaatttcagcattcTAGCTTTTGTCGTTTTttagtttttgtctggacaaaatggtcatctgaaaatcgataaaagggggataacttccaaccggaagtgaattttcaaaaatccaaaagaaaatataaacttcagatagcaatgcatcaatcctaaaaatttgaagcaaatcgatcaagccatctctgagaaatcctctgcacaaaatcggtaagggaaaaaaaaaagaataaaaactagatgcgatctcgttgcgagcaacgagtgggtcttccgtccaaatttagatgtgattagataagaatttgactgacatttttgttcataaataatgatacaaatatattgtctagacgtacaatttagctttggtaatgttttacaaatattgatcatttaaatgttataaattaaagactctctctacctctcggcaactaattaaaggggtcagctttttttcgagaaaaaagttaataatcttatttactgcgatacagattcgactgatcaggtgAGTCATGCCgtccggaggcctatttttttttatatatcattctagatatatctcgcaaaactgaacaaatttttttctacatgtcctatggaaattttcttaagaaaaaagttattgattgcaacatttatcagactgttaaggcgagtcataaggcccgtgggcctttttcttgatatcgtttgaaagatcttgcaaacctgaacaacttttggtctacatgttttatcaaaagtttctccagaaaaaagctattgattgtgacactaatcaaactcttcaggcgagccatgaggcctgttcgcctttttcatgatgttgtttgaaacatcttgcaaaactgaacaacttttgctctagatgtctcattaaaagtttcttgactaaaatgttatagattacaacaataacccaactgttcaggtgagccatgagacccgcaggccttattcttaacatcgttagtaacgcttgcgaatctgaacaacttttgttctacatgtcttatcaaaagtttctcgagaaaaaagttattaatgttattaattgtgatacaaattcgactgttcataCGAGCCATGACgcctgcaggcctattttttgatatcattagatagaacttgcaaaactgaacaacttttattctacatgttttatcagagtttcgtgaggaaaaagttaatcattgtaacagaaactcaatggttcaggcgatccatgaggcccatgggcccatttcttgatacggcacgaaagatctcaataaactgtacaacttttgttatatatgtctaaacaaaatatttacgagtataacgttatgcgacatttatcactgttaagatgagtcataaggcccgtgggcctttttcttggtatcgtttgaaagatcttgcaaaactgaacaacttttgttctacatgtcttatcaaaagattctcgagaaaaaagttagtaattgtgacactgatcaaactgttcaggcgagccatgaggcccgttggcctttttcatgatgttgttcgaaagatcttgcaaaactgaacaacttttgttcaagatgtcttattaaaagtttcttgacaaaaatgttatagattgcaacaataacccattgaactgttcaggtgagccatgagacccgcaggcctatttattaacatcgttagtcaacccttgcgaaactgaacaacttttgttcaacatgtcttgtcaaaagtttctcgagaaaaaagttattaatgttattaattgtgatacaaattcgactgttcaggcgagccatgacgccctgaggcctagtttttgatatcattagatagatcttgcaaacctgaacaacttttattctacatgtcttatcaaaagtttcgtgagaaaaaagttaatcattgtaacagaaactcaatggttcaggcgagccatgaggcctatgggcccatttcttgatatgacacgaaagatctcaataaactgtacaacttttgttatatatgtctaagcaaaatatttacgagtaaaaagttatgatttaaaacgtggagaaaaatgagacactttttaaaactctattttcgacccctaccgagcttccatactaggcacttccggaaattttgaaaacccaggtgcacaactacaacatgtcgtctaacatcactgaaaatttcagcactctaggttttatcgtttttgagtttttgtctggacaaaatggtcatctgaaaatcgataaaagggggataacttccaaccggaagtgatttttcaaaaattgaaacggcggtacaaacttcaaatggcaacgcatcaatcctgaaaatttgaagcaaattgattcatccatctccgagaaatcttctgcacaaaaatcggtaaggagaaaaaaaaagaataataataataactagattcgatctcgttgcgagcaacgagtgggtcttccgtccaattttagatgtgatgagataagaatttgactgagattttcgttcataaataatgatacaaatatattgtctaaacgtacaatttagcttcagtaatgttttaccaatattaatcatttaagtgttataaattaaagactctctgcccctctcggccac
Above is a genomic segment from Ostrea edulis chromosome 3, xbOstEdul1.1, whole genome shotgun sequence containing:
- the LOC130053331 gene encoding ATP-dependent DNA helicase RecQ-like, yielding MADIERVVEEVLKKFGVKCLKDEQRMILDCVLDKKDCVAVLPTGFGKSLPFQAYLPVKRALLRDDSFGKVIVCCPLVSLMQDQVRKLTSIGLVTAAFKGTDKETDELIQAGKVDIIYASPESLVGDSQWRSTIQRLNVTVIVVDEFHTVVTWGGLEADKEDKVFRKWFRRVGEIRSYFPEASLLALSATCTKTIKKRVIEVLGLKDYTNITVSPNKENIKYIVKKVDPNIESSLLWILDSFRDLKKEFPRTIFYCNSIIDVGRVYNFIVSELSDVTNIENMVEMFHSETTEDKKKKTLEKLTEDSVLRIIVATSALGMGVNVYACHNVIIYGPPRCLIDFVQETGRVGRDGEQSCAFLMYYGQQLRNVDQDVKDFLTSTDCRRLQLLKTFLSESELKLVQGTRIHTCCDICDTGCSCNSCSSTILEKYMTNLSLDDVHVMETSSSDSDTVSYEYESDEDLDEIKST